The window CATCCGGATCGCCGGCCCCGGCGTCGCCCTGGTGCGTGCCCGCCCGCAGTTGGTGCCCGCCCTGCGGGCGGCGGGCAACCAGGTCTTCGTGTGGACCGTGAACGAGCCGGCGGACCTGGACCTCGTCCTGGCCGCCGGGGTGGACGGCATCATCACCGACCGGCCGGCGCACACGCTGGCCAGCCTGGGCCGCTGACCGGGGTGGCAGCGCGCGGAGGCCCGGTCGGGCAGGGGTGTCCCCGGACTGGCCGGCGGGGCACACTCGGAGGATGCCGGAGCGCACCGACCTCTCCGCTCTCATCGCCGGCCACACCACGGTGATCGAAATGATCAACTCGGGCGGCACCGGCCTTCCGGTGCTCACCCACCTGCTCCGCGTGGCCCGGTCGGCGCTCGGCGCGGCGGGCACGGCGTTCGTCGAGTTCGCGCCGACCGGCGGCCGGGTGATCGCCGCGACCGGCGCCGCCGAGTGGGCCGTCGGCCACCCCGTGCCGGCCGACGACCCCGCCACCGTCTGCCTGCTCTCCGGCGCGCGGGTGCGCCAGGTCCGCACGGACGAGCTGACCGGCAGGCTCTCCGCCGAGCTCGCCGAACGGGGCCTGCTCCGGATGGTGGTCTCCCGCGCGGAGATCGGCGGGCTGACGGTCGGCAGCCTGCACGTGCTCTACCCCGACGGCGACGACCCGCCCGACGCCGAGCAGCACGCCGTCGCGGGCTACCTGGCCTCCTGCATCGCCCACATGTACGGCGACCAGACCGGGCTGCCCGTGCACGGCGACGGGCCGGTGGTGGCGGCGCTGGCGGACGGCCTGGCCGTGGTCGACCGGGACAACCACGTCCGGCTCTGGAATCCGGCCGCCGCCCGGGTCACCGGCCGTTCCGTGGCCCAGGCGCTCAACCAGCCGTTGCCCTTCCCGCTGCCCCCGTCCGGGCAGGTGCGCGACCACCGGATGCCGGACGGCCGCTGGCTCACGATCACCTCCGGGGAGCTGCCCGGCCCCGGCGCCCTGCGGGTGGTCACCTTCCGGGACATCACCGACCAGCAGCGCCGTGACCACGACCGGGATCTCTTCGTGGCGGTGACCAGCCACGAGCTGCGTACGCCGGTGACCGTGATCAAGGGCTATGCGGACACGCTCACCGACCACTGGGAGTCGCTGACCGAGACCGACCGGCGGCAGGCCGCCCGCGTGATCGGGCAACGCGCCAACGAGCTGGCCCGGCTGGTGGACCGGCTGCTCTCCTCCGCCGCCGAGGCGGGGCCGGGCGACCAGCCTCCCGCCCCGTACGACCTCGGTGACGCGCTGCGCGCGGCGGCGGTCGACCTCCCGGCGGAGCTGCGGCAACGGCTCGTCCTCCGCCTCCCCGCGGACCTGCCCAAGGCGCTCGGCCACCGGCTGAGCCTCGCCACCGTGCTCACGGAGCTGTGCACGAACGCCGGCAAGTACTCCCCGCCCGGTTCGCTGATCGAGATCACCGCCGACGCGGACGGGTCGACGGTCTCCTTCCAGGTACGCGACCAGGGCATCGGCATCCGGCCGGAGCACGTGGAGCGGGCCTTCGACCGGTTCTGGCAGGGCGAGTCGGGCGACCGCCGCCGCTACGCCGGGGCCGGACTCGGCCTCTATCTCGTCCGTCGGATCGTTGAACAGCAGAATGGATGGGTATCCCTACGGCCGAGGGCCGGTGGCGGTACGGTCGCAGAGGTGCGGCTGCCCCGCGGGTGACCGGCGACGGGCAACGGGGGCGTGAAAGGGACGAAGGTGTCGACGGGAGCTGCCGATCGGGCATGGTGCGTGGTGGTCCCCCACCACGCCGCTGGGGCGCGGGTGGCGCGGCGACGCCTCGCCGAGGAGCTGGCCGACGTCGTACCCCCGCCACTCCTGGCCGACCTCGTCGCGGTCCTCGCCGAGCTGGTCGGCAACGCGGTCCGGCACGCCGACCCGCTGCCCGGCGGAGTGGTCCGGGTGGCCTGGCGGCTGCGCGACTCGTCCGGCGGCCAGCAGGTGCAGCTCCGGGTGACCGACGGCGGCGCCGCCGCGGGCCCCACGATGCGGATCGCCGACACCGACGCCGTCGACGGCCGGGGGCTGCACATCATCTCAGGGCTGGCCGACCGCTGGGGCGTCGAACGGGACGGCCTGGGCCAGAGCGTGTGGGCCGAGTTCGACCCTGCCGACGTCACCCGGTCGGACCTTGCCGTGGCCGGCTGACCGACCGCGAGGGCGGGTCCCGCCCCGCCGGGCCGCCGGGGCCTCTAGGCTGTGTCGCCGTGAGCAAGCGTCGAAAGAGCCAGCGGGCCGCCGAAGCCACCCCCAAGCGGGAGAAGGTACGGGACATCTTCGTGCCCCGACCGTTCGAGGGGCTGACCGACGAGCCGGAGTGGATCGCCCTGCGGGAACTGGTGCCGGCCGCCTCGGCGCCGCTGCGGCTGGCCCCCGCCCTGGTCGAGGAGTTCGGCGACCGGGAGGTCACCCTGGCCACCGTGCTGCCGATGGCCACCCCGGCCATGACCAAGCCGGACGGGCGGGTCCTCATCGGGCTCCAGCGTCACCTCCAGTCGGGCGACGTCTCCCGGGACCTGGCCGAGGCGCTGCTCTGCGCGCTGCGGGCCGAGCCGGGCCGCCCGGTGCCCGTGCCGCCGCTGCCCGGCCCCGGCCCCCGGTTGCAGGACGTCCTCGCCGACGGCCCGCTGGAGGTCGGCATGCACGACGGGTTCGAGTTCTGGCTCGACCCGGGGGCCGGCGACGACCCGAACGTGCAGGCGTCCCTGGAGCGGGCGAACGCCGCGATCTACCCCACCGTCCGGCTCGCCGCCGCCCGGGCCGCGTACTGGTGTCAGGTGCCGGAGAAGGCACACGTGCGCTGGGTGCTGCCCGACGACGAGGACGCCGCGCTGGACGCGCTGTCCCGGCTGAGCGTCGCAGGCACGCTGGTGCTCGGCGAGAACACCCGCTTCGCG is drawn from Micromonospora sp. NBC_01740 and contains these coding sequences:
- a CDS encoding PAS domain-containing sensor histidine kinase — encoded protein: MPERTDLSALIAGHTTVIEMINSGGTGLPVLTHLLRVARSALGAAGTAFVEFAPTGGRVIAATGAAEWAVGHPVPADDPATVCLLSGARVRQVRTDELTGRLSAELAERGLLRMVVSRAEIGGLTVGSLHVLYPDGDDPPDAEQHAVAGYLASCIAHMYGDQTGLPVHGDGPVVAALADGLAVVDRDNHVRLWNPAAARVTGRSVAQALNQPLPFPLPPSGQVRDHRMPDGRWLTITSGELPGPGALRVVTFRDITDQQRRDHDRDLFVAVTSHELRTPVTVIKGYADTLTDHWESLTETDRRQAARVIGQRANELARLVDRLLSSAAEAGPGDQPPAPYDLGDALRAAAVDLPAELRQRLVLRLPADLPKALGHRLSLATVLTELCTNAGKYSPPGSLIEITADADGSTVSFQVRDQGIGIRPEHVERAFDRFWQGESGDRRRYAGAGLGLYLVRRIVEQQNGWVSLRPRAGGGTVAEVRLPRG
- a CDS encoding ATP-binding protein, with product MVVPHHAAGARVARRRLAEELADVVPPPLLADLVAVLAELVGNAVRHADPLPGGVVRVAWRLRDSSGGQQVQLRVTDGGAAAGPTMRIADTDAVDGRGLHIISGLADRWGVERDGLGQSVWAEFDPADVTRSDLAVAG
- a CDS encoding DUF5926 family protein, encoding MSKRRKSQRAAEATPKREKVRDIFVPRPFEGLTDEPEWIALRELVPAASAPLRLAPALVEEFGDREVTLATVLPMATPAMTKPDGRVLIGLQRHLQSGDVSRDLAEALLCALRAEPGRPVPVPPLPGPGPRLQDVLADGPLEVGMHDGFEFWLDPGAGDDPNVQASLERANAAIYPTVRLAAARAAYWCQVPEKAHVRWVLPDDEDAALDALSRLSVAGTLVLGENTRFAGMFRAHGRLVPVWDLPEDVPAADWEQPVADFAKRYAEALAEPAPLDAAGRRARHGLLGRQLTLR